A single window of Mycolicibacterium aurum DNA harbors:
- a CDS encoding class I SAM-dependent methyltransferase, whose translation MVLQRHDHRGQAVLEFGLDDVSYLRGDAGRQALAEVDRYRLTESTLIADIASVRRDFGDRSALLVETVKLRRKAAGKFADAADWLFTDEALQQATAAPVAEHRARRLAGAIVHDATCSIGTELAALRYWAGFTLGSDIDPVRLSMAQHNLGLSGPPVALCRADALRSITTDAVVLVDPARRSGSRRRFDPRAYVPPLDELLDVLRPRSYVVKCSPGIDFAVLEQLGFDGEIEVTSLAGSVREACLWSRRLSGDGVRRRATLLDTGEEVTDSAPDDCGVAPVGRWIVDPDGAVVRSGLVRHYAVRHGLWQLDPDIAYLSGDRLPDGVRGFEVFEQLPFSERHLRQALSALAVGAAEILVRGVDVDPDALRTRLRLRGPAHVTVVIARLGTGTAGRATAFLCRPSR comes from the coding sequence CTGGTTCTACAACGTCATGATCACCGGGGTCAAGCCGTCCTAGAGTTCGGTCTCGACGATGTGAGCTATCTGCGCGGCGACGCGGGACGGCAGGCGCTGGCCGAGGTCGACCGGTACCGGCTGACCGAGTCCACGCTGATTGCGGACATCGCCTCGGTGCGTAGGGATTTCGGCGATCGCTCGGCTCTGCTCGTGGAGACGGTGAAGCTGCGCCGCAAAGCGGCGGGCAAGTTCGCCGACGCCGCCGACTGGCTGTTCACCGACGAGGCGCTGCAGCAGGCGACGGCGGCGCCGGTCGCCGAGCATCGGGCCCGCCGGCTGGCGGGTGCCATCGTGCACGACGCGACCTGCTCGATCGGTACCGAGCTTGCTGCACTTCGCTATTGGGCGGGCTTCACGTTGGGCAGCGACATCGACCCGGTGCGTCTTTCGATGGCGCAGCACAATCTCGGGCTGAGCGGGCCACCGGTCGCGCTATGCCGGGCGGATGCGCTGCGGTCCATCACCACCGATGCCGTCGTCCTCGTCGACCCGGCCCGCCGCAGTGGCTCGAGGCGCCGGTTCGACCCGCGGGCCTACGTGCCGCCGCTCGACGAGCTGCTCGATGTGCTGCGTCCCCGCTCCTACGTTGTGAAGTGTTCTCCCGGAATCGATTTCGCAGTTCTCGAGCAGCTGGGTTTCGACGGCGAGATCGAGGTGACGTCGCTGGCGGGCAGCGTTCGTGAAGCGTGCCTGTGGTCGCGGAGGCTGTCCGGCGACGGAGTGCGGCGCCGGGCGACGTTGCTCGACACCGGCGAGGAGGTGACCGACTCGGCGCCCGACGACTGTGGGGTGGCACCGGTGGGCAGGTGGATCGTGGACCCCGACGGCGCAGTGGTGCGGTCCGGGCTGGTGCGCCACTATGCGGTCCGTCACGGTCTGTGGCAGCTCGACCCCGACATCGCGTATCTGTCCGGTGACCGCCTGCCCGACGGGGTGCGCGGTTTCGAGGTGTTCGAACAGCTGCCGTTCAGCGAACGCCACCTGCGCCAAGCGCTTTCGGCCCTCGCGGTCGGCGCCGCGGAGATCTTGGTTCGCGGCGTCGACGTCGATCCCGACGCCCTGCGCACGCGGTTGCGCCTGCGTGGGCCGGCGCACGTGACGGTGGTCATCGCCCGGCTTGGGACCGGGACGGCCGGTCGGGCGACGGCTTTCTTGTGCCGGCCGTCACGCTGA
- a CDS encoding esterase → MRILAAAVTAAGVAAGLMAAPTAPAQPVTATAPSACAELGGTVDADQICLVHAENPTYRLDFTFPADYPDQPALTAYLTETRDGFVNVAGMPGSWNLPYILDARGTGYRSGPDDGGTRSVVFEVYQNVGGAHPLTWFKGFNWDVAKKAPITFDTLFKKDTKPLDVIFPIVQAAVSRQLGVEAPISFDDGVNPANYQEFAITDDSVIFFFGQSQIMAEAGGALQATVPRAAIASMLA, encoded by the coding sequence ATGCGCATTCTCGCCGCTGCTGTAACGGCTGCCGGTGTCGCGGCAGGCCTGATGGCGGCGCCTACCGCCCCCGCACAGCCGGTGACGGCCACCGCCCCGTCGGCCTGTGCCGAACTCGGCGGCACGGTCGATGCCGATCAGATCTGTCTCGTCCACGCGGAGAACCCCACGTACCGACTGGATTTCACGTTCCCGGCCGACTACCCGGACCAGCCGGCGCTGACCGCCTACCTGACCGAGACCCGTGACGGCTTCGTCAACGTCGCAGGCATGCCCGGTTCGTGGAATCTGCCCTACATCCTGGATGCGCGCGGTACCGGCTACCGGTCCGGACCCGATGACGGCGGTACGCGGAGCGTGGTGTTCGAGGTGTACCAGAACGTCGGTGGCGCGCACCCTCTGACCTGGTTCAAAGGGTTCAACTGGGACGTCGCGAAGAAGGCTCCGATCACGTTCGACACCTTGTTCAAGAAGGACACCAAACCACTCGACGTCATTTTTCCGATCGTGCAGGCCGCGGTCTCGCGCCAGCTCGGCGTGGAGGCACCGATCTCGTTTGACGACGGCGTGAACCCGGCCAACTACCAGGAGTTCGCGATCACCGACGATTCGGTGATCTTCTTCTTCGGCCAGAGTCAGATCATGGCCGAAGCCGGCGGAGCGCTGCAGGCCACCGTCCCGCGCGCGGCGATCGCTTCGATGCTCGCCTGA
- a CDS encoding alanine/glycine:cation symporter family protein encodes MSEFLSTVNGYIWSNALVYLCLAAGVYFSIRSRFVQVRQVPEMIRLMLKGETSPSGISSFQALTMSLAGRVGTGNIAGVATAIAFGGPGALFWMWMVAFLGASTSFVECTLGQIYKTKDPLTGEYRGGPAYYLSRAFANTAAAPAMKVYGYVFAAVTILAMGLLLPSVQSNSMASAMNSAWGWSKWWVAVGIVIVLAFVIIGGVKRIATFASIVVPFMAVVYIVLALIIVLMNAGEIPGVLSLIFSSAFGLDSAFGAILGSAVMWGVKRGIYSNEAGQGTGPHAAAAAEVSHPAKQGLVQAFAVYVDTLFICSATGFLILSTGAYRVFEGESADGAIISEGGSILPAGAEVGPTFAQAGFDTLWSGAGSSFIAISLAFFCITTIIAYYYMAETNLRFLLGKANTVDVPVIRGTVGSNTTMLLQALILVSVTMGAVSTASDAWTLGDIGVGLMAWLNIIGIIILQQPAYKALWDYEKQKKDGLDPTFDPLALGIKNATFWENYDPATGKQRQPSTTA; translated from the coding sequence TTGTCGGAATTCCTGAGCACCGTCAACGGCTACATCTGGAGCAATGCGCTGGTCTACCTGTGCCTGGCCGCAGGGGTCTACTTCTCCATCCGGTCCCGTTTCGTCCAGGTGCGGCAAGTGCCCGAGATGATCCGGCTGATGCTCAAGGGCGAGACCTCGCCGTCGGGCATCTCGAGTTTCCAGGCGCTCACCATGTCGCTCGCCGGCCGGGTCGGGACGGGCAACATCGCCGGTGTCGCCACCGCCATCGCGTTCGGCGGACCCGGCGCACTGTTCTGGATGTGGATGGTCGCCTTCCTCGGTGCGTCCACCTCGTTCGTCGAGTGCACGCTCGGCCAGATCTACAAGACCAAGGATCCACTCACCGGTGAGTACCGCGGCGGGCCGGCCTACTACCTCAGCAGGGCCTTCGCGAACACCGCCGCGGCGCCCGCGATGAAGGTGTACGGCTACGTCTTCGCGGCGGTCACCATCCTGGCGATGGGCCTGCTGCTACCCAGCGTGCAGTCCAACTCGATGGCCTCGGCGATGAACTCCGCCTGGGGGTGGTCCAAGTGGTGGGTGGCCGTCGGCATCGTGATCGTGTTGGCCTTCGTGATCATCGGCGGGGTCAAGCGCATCGCGACGTTCGCCTCGATCGTCGTGCCGTTCATGGCCGTCGTCTACATCGTGCTCGCACTCATCATCGTGCTGATGAACGCCGGGGAGATCCCCGGCGTGCTCTCGCTGATCTTCTCCAGCGCGTTCGGCCTGGACTCGGCCTTCGGCGCGATCCTCGGGTCGGCGGTCATGTGGGGCGTCAAACGCGGCATCTATTCCAACGAGGCGGGCCAGGGCACCGGTCCGCACGCCGCGGCCGCCGCAGAGGTGTCGCATCCGGCCAAGCAGGGCCTGGTGCAGGCGTTCGCCGTCTACGTCGACACGCTGTTCATCTGCTCGGCGACCGGCTTCCTGATCCTGTCCACCGGGGCGTACCGGGTGTTCGAGGGTGAGAGCGCCGACGGCGCGATCATCTCCGAAGGCGGCTCGATCCTGCCGGCCGGCGCCGAGGTCGGTCCGACGTTCGCCCAGGCCGGTTTCGACACCCTGTGGAGCGGGGCCGGCTCCAGCTTCATCGCGATCTCGCTCGCATTCTTCTGCATCACCACGATCATCGCCTACTACTACATGGCGGAGACCAATCTGCGCTTCCTACTCGGCAAGGCCAACACCGTGGACGTCCCCGTCATCAGGGGCACCGTCGGGTCGAACACGACGATGCTGCTGCAGGCGCTGATCCTGGTGTCGGTCACCATGGGTGCCGTGTCGACCGCATCCGATGCGTGGACGCTGGGCGACATCGGCGTCGGTCTGATGGCCTGGCTCAACATCATCGGCATCATCATCCTGCAGCAGCCCGCGTACAAAGCCCTGTGGGACTACGAGAAGCAGAAGAAAGACGGACTGGACCCGACGTTCGACCCGTTGGCTCTCGGCATCAAGAACGCCACGTTCTGGGAGAATTACGACCCGGCCACCGGCAAGCAGCGACAGCCCAGCACCACGGCGTGA
- a CDS encoding outer membrane protein assembly factor BamB family protein, which translates to MLRRIIALATTALVAGALAGCSDTDAWVDAHPATGWAAQYADAANSSHSPVSGSQTLRLEWGRSVKGRLAAQVALGSGNYLAVNAQTDGGCSLMVWESDNRGRQRWCTRLFPGGGFASPLFDGFDNLYIGQPGLVMSYPSTQWVRWRRPVIGMPMTARLLAPGHLLVVTHLGQVLVFDAHRGTVTGTSLDLVAGLDPTDSERGLGDCQRGGPECPVAAAPAYSGATGMVVLTLWEPGADKPVLVGLRYRQGQTPQFTREWTSDAVGGGPLASPVLSADGSTVYVSGRDENLWAINSDDGTARWSVPLNYLAQTPPSVTPDGLVIAGGGPGARLTAVRDTAEEGDIVWTRDDTSPLTTSSLARLGYTVIRDGAEDSPGMALAVFTLGDGNVVGTYPLPNASGWPVGVSIGHDGRVVTATSEGQVYGFAPD; encoded by the coding sequence GTGCTCCGGCGAATCATCGCGTTGGCCACAACGGCCCTGGTCGCTGGTGCGCTGGCCGGCTGCAGCGACACCGACGCCTGGGTCGACGCGCACCCGGCGACGGGCTGGGCCGCCCAGTACGCCGATGCGGCGAACAGCAGCCACTCACCGGTGAGCGGGTCGCAGACGCTTCGGCTGGAGTGGGGACGGTCGGTCAAGGGCCGTCTCGCGGCCCAGGTGGCGCTCGGGTCCGGGAACTACCTCGCCGTCAACGCCCAGACCGACGGGGGCTGCTCGCTCATGGTCTGGGAGAGCGACAACCGCGGACGGCAGCGCTGGTGCACCAGGCTGTTCCCGGGCGGCGGTTTCGCGAGCCCGCTGTTCGACGGCTTCGACAACCTCTACATCGGTCAGCCCGGCCTGGTGATGTCGTATCCGTCCACCCAGTGGGTCCGGTGGCGCCGGCCGGTGATCGGTATGCCGATGACGGCACGGCTGCTGGCTCCCGGTCACCTGCTCGTCGTCACCCACCTCGGTCAGGTTCTCGTGTTCGACGCCCACCGCGGGACGGTGACCGGCACGTCGCTGGACCTGGTCGCGGGACTCGACCCGACCGACTCCGAGCGCGGGCTCGGCGACTGTCAGCGCGGCGGCCCGGAGTGCCCGGTGGCCGCGGCGCCGGCCTACTCCGGCGCGACCGGCATGGTGGTCCTCACGCTGTGGGAACCGGGCGCGGACAAACCGGTGCTGGTCGGTCTTCGCTACCGGCAGGGCCAGACCCCGCAGTTCACTCGGGAATGGACCAGCGACGCCGTCGGCGGCGGGCCGCTGGCCAGCCCGGTGCTGTCGGCCGACGGATCGACGGTGTACGTCAGCGGTCGTGACGAGAACCTGTGGGCGATCAACAGCGACGACGGCACCGCGCGGTGGTCGGTTCCGCTGAACTACCTGGCCCAGACCCCGCCGTCGGTCACCCCCGACGGACTGGTCATCGCAGGCGGCGGGCCGGGAGCGCGGCTGACCGCGGTGCGCGACACCGCCGAGGAGGGCGACATCGTCTGGACGCGGGACGACACCTCGCCGCTGACCACGTCCAGCCTGGCCCGCCTCGGCTACACGGTCATCCGCGACGGCGCCGAGGACTCGCCCGGCATGGCGCTGGCGGTGTTCACCCTCGGGGACGGCAACGTCGTCGGCACCTATCCTCTGCCGAACGCCTCCGGATGGCCGGTCGGGGTCTCGATCGGCCATGACGGACGCGTCGTCACCGCAACCAGCGAGGGTCAGGTCTACGGATTCGCACCCGATTAA
- a CDS encoding acyltransferase encodes MTTMWGAPLHKRWRGSRLRDPRQANFLTLASLRWVITHRAYTPWYLVRYWRLLKFKLANPHIITRGMVFLGKGVEIQATPELSQMEIGRWVHIGDKNTIRCHEGSLRIGDKVVLGRDNVINTYLDIELGDSVLMADWCYICDFDHRMDSIELPIKDQGIVKGPVRIGPDTWVGVKVSVLRNTVVGRGCVLGSHAVVRGEIPDFSIAVGAPAKVVKNRKLSWETSAAQRAELAAALADIERKKAAR; translated from the coding sequence ATGACGACGATGTGGGGCGCGCCGCTGCACAAACGCTGGCGAGGCTCGCGCTTGCGGGATCCGCGTCAAGCCAACTTCCTCACCCTGGCCTCGTTGCGGTGGGTCATCACCCATCGCGCCTACACACCGTGGTACCTCGTGCGTTACTGGCGTCTGCTGAAGTTCAAGCTCGCCAACCCGCACATCATCACCCGCGGCATGGTGTTCCTCGGCAAGGGAGTCGAGATCCAGGCGACGCCGGAGTTGTCCCAGATGGAGATCGGACGGTGGGTCCACATCGGCGACAAGAACACCATCCGATGCCACGAGGGATCCCTGCGGATCGGCGACAAGGTGGTGCTCGGGCGCGACAACGTGATCAACACCTATCTGGACATCGAGCTGGGCGACTCGGTCCTGATGGCCGACTGGTGCTACATCTGCGACTTCGACCACAGAATGGACAGCATCGAGCTGCCGATCAAGGACCAGGGCATCGTCAAAGGCCCGGTGCGGATCGGGCCCGACACCTGGGTGGGTGTGAAGGTCTCGGTACTGCGCAACACCGTCGTCGGCCGGGGCTGCGTGCTGGGATCGCACGCCGTCGTCCGCGGTGAGATCCCGGATTTCTCGATCGCCGTGGGAGCGCCCGCCAAGGTCGTGAAGAACCGCAAGCTGTCCTGGGAGACGTCGGCGGCACAGCGTGCCGAGCTCGCAGCCGCGCTGGCCGACATCGAACGCAAGAAAGCTGCCCGCTGA
- the zwf gene encoding glucose-6-phosphate dehydrogenase, whose translation MTTGTPQTIAYPAPDAHPYRRDEAPLDPFVIVLFGATGDLAKRKLIPGMAYLDQSELAPHIQVIGTSLEDLTDDEFRAVAKEAVEKYGTHKLTDEQWDNFAKILTYVPQGAGPQALATAVAEAEKQLGGNGNVQRLHYLSVPPKAARAVITMLREANLVERSRVVMEKPFGTDLASAVALNHFVHETFKERQIFRIDHFLGKEAAQNILAFRFANGLFEPIWNRNFIDHIQIDIPETLGLDERANFYESTGAYKDMVVTHLFQVMAFVVMEPPTALEPRAISEEKNKVFRSMLPIKCADVVRGQFAGYRELDGVARDSDTETFIALKVGIDNWRWAGVPVYLRTGKQLAEGMRIISIAFKEAPRTMFPAGSGVGSQGPDHLTFDLADASKVSLSFYGKKPGPGMKLEKLSMQFSTQETEQVGDVLEAYERLILDAMRGDHTLFTTAEGIESLWERSVELIEDPPPVKQYQPGTWGPNSIHQLIAPNAWRLPFERAWREKKAR comes from the coding sequence GTGACCACAGGGACACCGCAGACCATCGCCTACCCCGCGCCGGACGCGCACCCCTATCGGCGGGACGAGGCACCGCTGGATCCGTTCGTCATCGTGTTGTTCGGCGCAACCGGCGACCTGGCCAAGCGCAAGCTGATACCCGGCATGGCCTACCTGGACCAGTCCGAGCTTGCGCCGCACATCCAGGTCATCGGGACCTCGCTGGAGGACCTCACCGACGACGAGTTCCGTGCGGTGGCCAAGGAGGCCGTCGAGAAGTACGGCACCCACAAGCTCACCGACGAGCAGTGGGACAACTTCGCCAAGATCCTCACCTACGTGCCGCAGGGGGCCGGTCCGCAGGCCCTGGCCACCGCCGTCGCGGAGGCCGAGAAGCAGCTCGGCGGAAATGGCAACGTGCAGCGCCTGCACTATCTTTCGGTGCCGCCGAAGGCTGCGCGGGCGGTCATCACGATGCTCCGGGAGGCGAACCTCGTCGAGCGATCGCGGGTGGTGATGGAGAAGCCGTTCGGCACGGATCTGGCCAGCGCGGTCGCGCTGAACCACTTCGTGCACGAGACCTTCAAGGAACGGCAGATCTTCCGCATCGACCACTTCCTCGGCAAGGAGGCGGCGCAGAACATCCTGGCGTTCCGGTTCGCCAACGGCTTGTTCGAGCCCATCTGGAACCGCAACTTCATCGATCACATCCAGATCGACATCCCCGAAACCCTCGGCCTCGACGAGCGGGCCAATTTCTACGAGAGCACCGGTGCCTACAAGGACATGGTCGTCACCCACCTGTTCCAGGTGATGGCGTTCGTGGTGATGGAGCCGCCCACCGCGCTGGAGCCCCGCGCGATCAGCGAGGAGAAGAACAAGGTCTTCCGGTCCATGCTCCCGATCAAGTGTGCCGACGTGGTTCGCGGCCAGTTCGCCGGTTATCGCGAACTTGACGGTGTGGCAAGGGATTCCGATACCGAGACGTTCATCGCGCTCAAGGTTGGCATCGACAACTGGCGGTGGGCGGGTGTGCCGGTGTACCTGCGTACGGGCAAGCAGTTGGCCGAAGGGATGCGCATCATCTCGATCGCCTTCAAGGAAGCCCCGCGCACGATGTTCCCGGCCGGATCGGGGGTGGGCTCCCAGGGGCCCGACCATCTGACGTTCGACCTGGCCGACGCGTCGAAGGTCTCGCTGTCGTTCTACGGGAAGAAGCCTGGACCAGGCATGAAGCTGGAGAAGCTGTCGATGCAGTTCTCCACCCAGGAGACCGAACAGGTCGGCGACGTCCTGGAGGCCTACGAGCGCCTGATCCTCGACGCCATGCGCGGCGACCACACGCTGTTCACCACCGCCGAGGGCATCGAATCCCTGTGGGAGCGTTCGGTGGAACTGATCGAGGACCCGCCGCCGGTGAAGCAGTATCAGCCCGGGACGTGGGGCCCCAACTCCATCCACCAGTTGATCGCGCCCAACGCGTGGCGGCTGCCGTTCGAGCGGGCGTGGCGCGAGAAGAAGGCCCGCTGA
- a CDS encoding glycosyltransferase family 4 protein, translating into MKILLVSWEYPPVVIGGLGRHVHHLATELARAGHDVVVLSRRPTGTDPQTHPTTDEVHEGVRVIAAAEDPHEFTFATDMMAWILAMGHAMVRAGLVLADWRPDIVHAHDWLVANPAVALAQFFDVPLVSTIHATEAGRHSGWVSGAVSRQVHSLESWLVHDSDSLIACSASMRDEITALFGPDLADIAVIPNGIDTDGWPFAARLPHPGPAELLYFGRLEYEKGVHDAIAALPRIRRTHPGTTLTIAGDGTQLDFLTEQARKHKVLKATKFVGRVDHSQLLALLHRADAAVLPSHYEPFGIVALEAAAAGTPLVTSTAGGLGEAVIDGVTGLSYPPGDVAALADAVRALLDSPAAAQQRATAARERLTSDFAWHTVTAETCQVYLAAKRGERRAQPRRPIVERPLPGR; encoded by the coding sequence CTGAAGATCCTGCTGGTCTCGTGGGAGTACCCGCCCGTGGTGATCGGCGGCCTCGGCCGCCATGTGCACCATCTGGCCACCGAACTGGCGCGTGCGGGCCACGACGTCGTCGTACTCAGTCGCCGGCCCACCGGCACCGATCCGCAGACGCATCCGACCACCGACGAGGTGCACGAGGGCGTCCGGGTGATCGCGGCCGCGGAGGACCCGCACGAGTTCACCTTCGCGACCGACATGATGGCCTGGATCCTTGCCATGGGCCACGCCATGGTCCGCGCCGGACTCGTCCTTGCCGACTGGCGGCCCGATATCGTGCACGCCCACGACTGGCTGGTCGCCAACCCCGCCGTCGCGCTGGCGCAATTCTTCGACGTGCCTTTGGTTTCCACGATCCACGCCACCGAGGCGGGGAGACACTCCGGGTGGGTTTCGGGCGCGGTGAGCCGGCAGGTGCACTCGCTGGAGTCGTGGCTGGTGCACGACTCGGATTCGTTGATCGCCTGCTCGGCGTCGATGCGTGACGAGATCACCGCGCTGTTCGGACCGGACCTCGCAGACATCGCGGTCATTCCCAACGGAATCGACACCGACGGTTGGCCGTTCGCCGCTCGTCTCCCGCACCCGGGTCCGGCGGAGCTGCTCTATTTCGGCCGCCTGGAGTACGAGAAGGGCGTGCACGACGCCATCGCCGCGCTGCCCAGGATCCGGCGCACCCACCCGGGCACCACCCTCACGATCGCAGGCGACGGAACCCAGCTGGACTTCCTGACGGAGCAGGCCCGCAAGCACAAAGTGCTCAAGGCGACGAAATTCGTTGGTCGCGTCGATCATTCACAGCTACTGGCGCTCCTGCACCGCGCGGATGCGGCCGTTCTGCCCTCCCACTACGAGCCGTTCGGCATCGTCGCACTGGAAGCCGCCGCGGCGGGCACGCCGCTGGTGACCTCCACCGCGGGCGGGCTCGGCGAAGCCGTCATCGACGGTGTGACCGGGCTGTCCTACCCACCGGGCGACGTGGCGGCACTCGCCGACGCCGTGCGCGCGCTGCTCGACTCGCCCGCGGCGGCGCAGCAGCGGGCCACGGCCGCGCGGGAGCGGCTCACGTCCGACTTCGCGTGGCACACGGTGACCGCCGAGACCTGCCAGGTGTACCTGGCCGCCAAACGGGGCGAGCGCCGGGCTCAGCCGCGCCGGCCGATCGTGGAACGCCCGCTGCCGGGGCGGTGA
- a CDS encoding 1,4-alpha-glucan branching protein domain-containing protein, translating to MVLHTHLPWLAHHGRWPVGEEWLYQSWSAAYLPLVRVLRTLAAENRRHLVTLGITPVVAAQLDDPYCLQGMNHWLANWQLRALEAASVRTSSGGSPASEPKALRQFGSREHAEAERELGEFDTLWRHGAGPVVRELLDGEVIELLGGPLAHPFQPLLNPRLREFALREGRADAGARFGHAPSGIWAPECAYAPGMEAGYAAAGVSHFMVDGPSLRGDTALGRPVDGSGVVAFGRDLQVSYRVWSPRSGYPGHGAYRDFHTYDHTTGLKPARVTGRNVASEDKAPYDPARADAAVDVHVADFVETVRQRLTAESERIGRPAHVVAAFDTELFGHWWYEGPVWLERVLRALPAAGVRVGTLSDAIADGYVGAPVELPPSSWGSGKDWQVWNGEKVADLVQLNSEVVDTALNTVDKALAHAVSSGSPAPRHFVADQILRETLLTVSSDWPFMVSKDSAADYARYRAHLHAHAAREIAAALAAGRDDHAQRLASGWNRADGLFGALDARRLPGA from the coding sequence CTGGTCCTGCACACCCACCTGCCGTGGCTCGCCCATCACGGACGGTGGCCGGTCGGCGAGGAATGGCTGTACCAGTCCTGGTCGGCCGCATATCTGCCGCTGGTACGCGTGCTGCGCACGCTGGCTGCCGAGAACCGCAGGCATCTGGTGACTCTCGGCATCACGCCGGTGGTGGCCGCCCAGCTGGACGACCCCTACTGCCTGCAGGGCATGAACCACTGGCTGGCCAACTGGCAACTGCGCGCCCTGGAAGCCGCATCCGTGCGCACCTCCTCGGGAGGATCACCGGCCTCTGAGCCGAAAGCATTGCGGCAGTTCGGTTCCCGCGAACACGCCGAGGCCGAGCGCGAGCTCGGTGAGTTCGACACGCTGTGGCGTCACGGCGCCGGCCCCGTGGTGCGGGAACTGCTCGACGGCGAGGTTATCGAGTTGCTCGGCGGGCCGCTGGCGCACCCGTTCCAGCCGTTGCTGAATCCGCGCCTGCGGGAGTTTGCGCTGCGCGAGGGGCGGGCCGACGCCGGCGCGCGATTCGGCCACGCCCCGTCGGGAATCTGGGCGCCCGAATGTGCCTACGCACCAGGCATGGAAGCCGGCTACGCCGCGGCAGGGGTCAGCCATTTCATGGTCGACGGGCCGTCGCTGCGCGGCGACACCGCGCTGGGCCGACCTGTCGACGGCTCCGGCGTCGTCGCGTTCGGCCGCGATCTGCAGGTCAGCTACCGCGTCTGGTCGCCGAGGTCCGGCTACCCCGGCCACGGGGCCTACCGTGACTTCCACACCTACGATCACACCACCGGGCTCAAGCCCGCCAGGGTGACCGGCCGCAACGTCGCGTCGGAGGACAAGGCACCGTATGACCCCGCCCGCGCGGACGCCGCGGTGGACGTTCACGTGGCCGACTTCGTCGAGACGGTGCGGCAGCGGCTCACCGCCGAGAGTGAGCGCATCGGCAGGCCCGCGCACGTCGTCGCCGCATTCGACACCGAATTGTTCGGCCACTGGTGGTACGAGGGCCCGGTCTGGCTGGAGCGGGTGTTGCGCGCCCTGCCGGCCGCCGGTGTCCGCGTCGGCACCCTCTCGGACGCGATCGCCGACGGCTACGTGGGTGCGCCGGTCGAATTGCCGCCCAGCTCATGGGGTTCGGGCAAGGACTGGCAGGTGTGGAACGGCGAGAAAGTTGCCGACCTGGTCCAGCTCAACAGCGAGGTCGTCGACACGGCGCTGAATACGGTCGACAAGGCGCTGGCCCACGCCGTGTCATCGGGATCGCCCGCGCCGCGCCATTTCGTCGCCGATCAGATCCTGCGCGAGACGTTGTTGACGGTGTCGAGTGACTGGCCGTTCATGGTCAGCAAGGACTCCGCCGCCGACTATGCCCGCTACCGGGCGCACCTCCACGCGCACGCCGCCCGGGAGATCGCCGCGGCGCTGGCGGCGGGCCGCGACGACCACGCGCAACGGCTGGCCTCGGGCTGGAATCGCGCCGACGGCCTGTTCGGCGCGCTCGATGCGAGAAGGCTCCCCGGCGCATGA
- a CDS encoding class I SAM-dependent methyltransferase, with protein MSAHVAGSAGDPGLPLTGERTIPGLAEENYWFRRHEVVYRRLLERCRDRDVLEAGAGEGYGADLIADVARRVIGLDYDESAVTHIRRRYPRVDMRHGNLAELPLPDGAVDVVVNFQVIEHLWDQGQFVAECARVLRPGGVLLMSTPNRITFSPGLDTPVNPFHTRELNAAELTELLESAGFALESMLGVFHGPQLAEIDARHGGSIIDAQIARALADAPWPAALLADVESVTVDDFELRTAERDIDDSLDLVAIAVRP; from the coding sequence ATGAGCGCACATGTTGCCGGGTCGGCGGGCGATCCGGGCCTGCCCCTCACCGGCGAGCGGACGATCCCCGGCCTGGCGGAGGAGAACTACTGGTTTCGCCGCCACGAGGTGGTGTACCGCCGGCTGCTCGAGCGCTGCCGTGACCGCGACGTCCTCGAGGCGGGCGCAGGCGAGGGATACGGCGCCGACCTCATCGCCGATGTGGCCCGCCGGGTCATCGGTCTCGATTACGACGAGTCCGCGGTCACCCACATCCGCAGGCGGTATCCCCGCGTCGACATGCGCCACGGGAATCTTGCCGAGCTGCCGCTCCCGGACGGTGCCGTCGACGTGGTGGTGAACTTCCAGGTGATCGAACACCTGTGGGATCAGGGCCAGTTCGTCGCCGAGTGCGCCCGGGTCCTGCGTCCCGGCGGGGTGCTGCTGATGTCGACCCCCAACCGGATCACCTTCTCCCCCGGGCTCGACACCCCCGTCAACCCGTTCCACACCCGTGAACTCAACGCGGCCGAACTCACCGAACTCCTCGAGTCGGCGGGCTTCGCCCTGGAGTCCATGCTCGGGGTCTTTCACGGCCCGCAGCTCGCCGAGATCGACGCCCGTCACGGCGGCTCGATCATCGACGCGCAGATCGCACGTGCGCTGGCCGATGCCCCATGGCCGGCCGCGCTGCTCGCCGATGTCGAATCCGTCACCGTCGACGACTTCGAGCTGCGCACCGCCGAGCGGGACATCGACGACAGCCTCGATCTGGTGGCGATCGCGGTGCGTCCGTGA